AGCCTATGAGAGATATGAAAATAAAAATAAGGATAAGTAATAAACTATGGGTAAGAAAAGATTAAGAAAAACTAGGGAAAGTCATAATAAGATTAATCAAAATCATGCTGGTAACAAGTTTAAAACTATAAGGCAATATCTGAAGAGTAATAACTTTTACAGACTTTTGATTGGCTTGTTAACTACTCTTATAGTGTATGTACTCATTCAGAGTGGTGCAGCACCGGTAAAGTATGACATTAAACCGGGAGATATATCTAACTATGATATTACTGCGCCCAGGGATATTGAAAACTACGCCAAGATGGAGGAAAATGCAAGGAAGGCTGCCGAAAGTGTTCAGCCTGTTATTAAAAGAATTGAAAATGCAGATTATGAATTATTGAATAAGGCAGATGAATTCATATCAGGAATAGAAGGAGCAAGGTTAAATGTAGAAAAAGTGCTTCAGGAACAGGGAATAGGTCCAGGTAACAGAAATTACAGAGAAAAGCTTCAAGAAGCCCAAACCCTTGAAACTGAGAAACTGTGGGAGAAATTGCAAAGAATGGACTTTGCCATATCCCAGGAACAGGTATTTTACCTAATTGCTAAAGTAGAGAAGGAGCAGTTGGAATTATTTTCTAAGACTACCAGAAATATTTTATATAATACCATGAAAGAAGAAATAACAGAAGATAATCTTGAAAGCAAAATAATTCAATTTCAGAATCAATTTAATAATTCTGCTGACTTAAACCTTGATTTGAAAAATATAGGAAGCTTGTTGATCAAGTCTATACTCAAACCAAATAGTGTTATTGATATCGAATTAACAGAAGCTAAGAGAGAAGAAGCGGCACAAAATGCCATGTCGGTTAAGGTAATAATTAAAAAGGGTTCCAGAATTTTGAGTATAGGTGATACTGTAACAGAAGATAAATACAGAGTACTTCAGGATTTGAACCTCATTGAAACAGGTAAATTTGATTATTCTTTTGCCTTTGGAATATTTGTGGTAGTTTTACTGGCCTCTGCCCTTGTTATAGTTTTTATGAATTATAATTGCCCGGATATTGTTCATTCCCTGAATGACATAATGGTCTTATCGGTTATTATAGTATTGACGGTTTTATTAGCCAGGGTTATTAATGAATTTTCAGCATTGCTAATACCGATTTTTATTGCGCCAATGCTTATATCCATATTGTTAAATGTGGAGCTTGCAATAGTAGTGAATTTTGTATTGTCTGTATTATTATCATTTATTACAAAAACAAACACACCTTTCTTATATATGTCTTTAATAAGTGGGACCCTTTCTGCATTTATAGTATCAAAAGCAAATCAAAGAAGCAAATTATCGTTGTCAGGGATATTTGTAGGCTTAATAAGCGCTCTGACTGTTATATGCATAGGTCTTGTTGAAAAAGCAGAAATAAAAACACTTTTATACAACAGCCTTATTGTTCTTATTAATGGTATGGTATCTATTATATTTACAATAGGCATTTTACCATTTATGGAAATAGCCTTCAAAGTAATAACACCTCTTAAATTACTTGAGTTGGCTAATCCGAACCAGCCTTTAATTAAAAGGCTTTTAATTGAA
This region of Clostridiaceae bacterium genomic DNA includes:
- a CDS encoding HDIG domain-containing protein; amino-acid sequence: MGKKRLRKTRESHNKINQNHAGNKFKTIRQYLKSNNFYRLLIGLLTTLIVYVLIQSGAAPVKYDIKPGDISNYDITAPRDIENYAKMEENARKAAESVQPVIKRIENADYELLNKADEFISGIEGARLNVEKVLQEQGIGPGNRNYREKLQEAQTLETEKLWEKLQRMDFAISQEQVFYLIAKVEKEQLELFSKTTRNILYNTMKEEITEDNLESKIIQFQNQFNNSADLNLDLKNIGSLLIKSILKPNSVIDIELTEAKREEAAQNAMSVKVIIKKGSRILSIGDTVTEDKYRVLQDLNLIETGKFDYSFAFGIFVVVLLASALVIVFMNYNCPDIVHSLNDIMVLSVIIVLTVLLARVINEFSALLIPIFIAPMLISILLNVELAIVVNFVLSVLLSFITKTNTPFLYMSLISGTLSAFIVSKANQRSKLSLSGIFVGLISALTVICIGLVEKAEIKTLLYNSLIVLINGMVSIIFTIGILPFMEIAFKVITPLKLLELANPNQPLIKRLLIEAPGTYHHSLMVGNLAEVATEAIGGNALLARVGAYYHDIGKLIRPNFFIENQLSDNPHDKMSPNLSTLVITSHVSDGVALAQKYKIPMAITNIIQQHHGDTIVAYFYHKALKSSKGDLVKPADFRYDGPKPGTKEAAVVMLADSVEAAVRSMTEKTEGKIEGLVRKIIKDKLDDGQLDECNLTLKDLNIIAKSFMQVFSGYFHGREEYPELHEKRRNIINSYQDDENKEENEYNSLTQSREKEEGCKYNGNIG